One stretch of Comamonas testosteroni DNA includes these proteins:
- a CDS encoding CoA transferase subunit A: MANKLMTAKDVVASIKDGMTIGIGGWGPRRKPMALVRELLRSPVKDLTVVAYGGADVGMLCAAGKVRKLIFAFVSLDFIPLEPYFRKARQSGEIEVMEIDEGHMVLGLKAAGMRIPYIPTRVGLGTDVLKHNSSIRLIESPYDGREWVAMPAINLDVALLHVDRADSRGVCQIAGPDIYMDDLFARAATNTFVSCDELVESSSFESEQAARLVFWERSETTGVVHLPGGAHPSSCAPLYGFDVKHFKEYAASSKEEAGWDSYQQKYVQCTEQEYLEKVGGMEAIKRLPLPVF; this comes from the coding sequence ATGGCCAATAAATTGATGACAGCGAAGGACGTTGTGGCATCCATCAAGGATGGCATGACGATCGGAATTGGTGGCTGGGGACCCCGGCGCAAGCCCATGGCACTGGTGCGCGAGCTGCTGCGCAGCCCAGTCAAGGATCTGACCGTGGTGGCCTATGGCGGTGCCGATGTGGGCATGTTGTGTGCGGCCGGCAAGGTCAGGAAGTTGATCTTCGCCTTTGTGTCGCTGGACTTCATTCCGCTTGAGCCGTACTTTCGCAAGGCCCGCCAGAGTGGTGAGATCGAGGTCATGGAAATTGACGAAGGTCATATGGTGCTGGGCCTGAAGGCTGCTGGCATGCGTATTCCCTACATTCCCACCCGAGTCGGTCTGGGTACCGATGTGCTCAAGCACAACAGCTCCATCCGCCTGATCGAGTCGCCTTACGACGGCAGGGAATGGGTGGCAATGCCCGCCATCAACCTGGATGTGGCCCTGCTGCATGTGGATCGCGCGGACTCCCGCGGCGTCTGCCAGATTGCCGGCCCCGACATCTATATGGACGACCTGTTTGCGCGCGCCGCGACCAACACCTTCGTGAGCTGCGACGAACTGGTCGAGAGCAGCAGCTTCGAGTCGGAGCAAGCCGCCCGCCTGGTGTTCTGGGAGCGTTCCGAAACCACGGGCGTCGTGCACCTGCCAGGTGGTGCCCACCCATCGTCCTGCGCGCCCCTGTATGGCTTTGATGTCAAGCACTTCAAGGAATACGCGGCCAGCAGCAAGGAAGAAGCCGGCTGGGACAGCTATCAGCAGAAATACGTGCAGTGCACGGAGCAGGAATATCTGGAAAAAGTGGGTGGCATGGAGGCAATCAAGCGCCTGCCCTTGCCCGTGTTCTGA
- a CDS encoding CoA-transferase subunit beta yields the protein MSEIALVDRVICAAARAWENDGEVLATGIGLVPRLAASLCMRSINTDLIMTDSEAWVVSEPVPVGPRGEYKIKRESWMGFSRIFDNVWGGKRHAMVGPVQVDRFGQGNISMVGSDYARPKSMMLGVRGFPGNSINHANSFFVPNHSTKVFVSGEVDAVGSVGYNPARLARGWTLEETTDIRFIFTNLCVMDFGGPSHQVRLVSLHPGVTAVQVKEATGFPIHVPENVGVTPDPTPEQLALLAQLDPHNLRATAMGV from the coding sequence ATGAGTGAAATTGCATTGGTAGATCGCGTCATCTGCGCCGCGGCACGTGCCTGGGAAAACGACGGCGAGGTGCTGGCCACCGGCATCGGCCTGGTGCCGCGACTGGCGGCTTCGCTGTGCATGCGGTCCATCAACACCGATCTGATCATGACGGACTCGGAGGCCTGGGTGGTCAGCGAGCCCGTGCCCGTAGGCCCGCGAGGTGAGTACAAGATCAAGCGTGAAAGTTGGATGGGCTTCTCGCGCATCTTCGACAACGTCTGGGGTGGCAAGCGCCACGCCATGGTGGGTCCCGTGCAGGTAGACCGCTTCGGTCAGGGCAATATCTCCATGGTGGGCAGCGACTACGCCCGCCCCAAGTCCATGATGCTGGGCGTGCGCGGCTTCCCCGGTAATTCGATCAACCACGCCAACTCCTTCTTTGTTCCCAACCACAGCACCAAGGTATTTGTGTCGGGCGAGGTCGATGCAGTGGGCAGCGTGGGCTACAACCCCGCACGCCTGGCCAGGGGCTGGACGCTGGAGGAGACCACCGACATTCGCTTCATCTTCACCAATCTGTGTGTGATGGACTTTGGTGGACCCAGCCATCAAGTGCGCCTGGTGTCGCTGCATCCCGGCGTGACGGCAGTGCAGGTCAAGGAGGCCACGGGCTTTCCGATCCATGTCCCCGAGAACGTGGGTGTGACACCTGATCCCACGCCCGAGCAACTGGCCTTGCTGGCTCAGCTCGATCCGCACAATCTGCGCGCTACGGCCATGGGAGTCTGA
- a CDS encoding enoyl-CoA hydratase yields the protein MDDASSEFVAREDKAVYETDEPVLYSVDKGIATVTMNRPTFNNVQNSQMTYALDAALRKATDDDDVKVIVLRGEGRHFSAGHDIGTPGRDINKPFDRVHLWWDHTNKPGGEQLFAREQEVYLGMCRRWREIPKPMIAMVQGACVAGGLMLAWVCDLIVASDDAFFQDPVVRMGIPGVEYFAHAHELHPRIAKEFLLLGERMPAERAYQMGMVNRVVSRAELEDQVYAMAQRMAAQPRLGLALTKMVVNKAEELQGLRSTMDMAFGYHHFAHAHSQAMGMGQLGGQDARSMAKANKEESKA from the coding sequence ATGGATGATGCATCCAGCGAATTTGTGGCACGCGAGGACAAGGCCGTCTATGAAACGGACGAGCCCGTTCTCTACAGCGTGGACAAGGGCATTGCCACGGTCACCATGAATCGACCCACGTTCAACAACGTGCAGAACTCGCAGATGACCTATGCGCTGGATGCAGCCTTGCGCAAGGCGACCGACGACGACGACGTCAAGGTCATCGTGCTGCGCGGTGAGGGCAGGCACTTCAGCGCGGGTCACGACATCGGCACGCCCGGGCGAGACATCAACAAGCCCTTTGACCGCGTGCACCTGTGGTGGGATCACACCAACAAGCCCGGTGGCGAACAGCTGTTTGCCCGCGAGCAGGAGGTCTACCTGGGCATGTGCCGGCGCTGGCGCGAGATACCCAAACCCATGATTGCCATGGTGCAGGGGGCATGCGTGGCGGGCGGTCTGATGCTGGCCTGGGTCTGCGATCTGATCGTGGCCAGTGACGATGCGTTTTTCCAGGATCCCGTGGTGCGCATGGGCATTCCCGGTGTGGAGTACTTCGCCCACGCTCACGAGCTGCATCCGCGTATTGCCAAGGAGTTCCTGCTGCTGGGTGAGCGCATGCCGGCAGAGCGCGCCTATCAGATGGGCATGGTCAACCGCGTGGTGTCGCGTGCCGAGCTCGAGGACCAGGTCTATGCCATGGCCCAGCGCATGGCGGCACAGCCGCGTCTGGGCCTGGCGCTGACCAAGATGGTCGTCAACAAGGCTGAAGAGCTGCAGGGCCTGCGCTCCACCATGGACATGGCTTTTGGCTATCACCACTTTGCTCACGCACACAGTCAGGCGATGGGCATGGGGCAGCTGGGCGGCCAGGACGCCAGGTCCATGGCAAAGGCCAACAAAGAAGAGTCAAAGGCATGA
- a CDS encoding NAD(P)H-dependent flavin oxidoreductase has product MSNMNDMGSLRTPICDLLGCRYPVIQTAMGYVAGADLVIGTTNAGGFGFLAGATIPADRIEAEILRVKRETDDQPFGLNFHMFQPNAQQLLDLAVKYRLRAVSYGRGPDKKVIGRLREAGIVCMPTVGALKHAQKAIEMGANAITVQGGEGGGHTGSVPTTVLLPQVVDAVDVPVIAAGGFYDGRGLLAALAYGASGIAMGTRFLMTSDSKVPAATLQRYLATKDAEKIAISHLVDGMPQRMIPNEYLAMLEKASPVKRLRIALSLALQWKAETGMTTGQALSIFMKAMREDSSSVAQTVMAANAPMLLQRSMVDGNPAEGVMSAGQVAALIGRLDSCEEVIGGIVRQAMDRRNALNALTPA; this is encoded by the coding sequence ATGAGCAATATGAACGATATGGGCAGTCTGCGCACTCCTATCTGTGACCTGCTGGGGTGCCGCTATCCCGTCATCCAGACTGCCATGGGCTATGTGGCGGGGGCTGATCTGGTGATCGGTACGACCAATGCTGGCGGTTTTGGCTTCCTGGCAGGTGCCACCATTCCTGCCGACAGGATCGAAGCCGAGATTCTGCGTGTCAAGCGCGAGACCGATGATCAGCCTTTCGGGCTGAACTTTCACATGTTCCAGCCCAATGCCCAGCAACTGCTGGATCTGGCTGTGAAATACCGTCTTCGTGCTGTGAGCTATGGCCGCGGTCCGGACAAGAAGGTGATAGGCCGTCTGCGCGAAGCCGGCATCGTCTGCATGCCCACAGTGGGGGCTCTGAAGCACGCTCAAAAGGCGATCGAGATGGGGGCCAATGCCATCACCGTGCAAGGGGGAGAGGGGGGAGGCCATACCGGCAGCGTTCCCACCACGGTGCTGCTGCCTCAGGTAGTGGATGCGGTCGATGTGCCCGTGATTGCTGCAGGCGGCTTTTATGACGGCCGTGGCCTGCTGGCTGCTCTGGCCTATGGCGCATCGGGTATTGCCATGGGCACGCGGTTCTTGATGACCAGTGATTCCAAGGTGCCCGCTGCCACGCTGCAGCGCTATCTGGCTACAAAGGATGCGGAAAAGATCGCCATCTCCCATCTGGTCGATGGCATGCCCCAGCGCATGATCCCCAACGAATATCTGGCCATGCTGGAAAAAGCCAGTCCCGTGAAGCGCTTGCGCATTGCCCTGAGTCTGGCGTTGCAGTGGAAGGCCGAGACCGGCATGACCACGGGCCAGGCCTTGAGCATCTTCATGAAGGCCATGCGCGAAGACTCGTCTTCCGTCGCTCAGACCGTGATGGCTGCCAACGCCCCCATGTTGCTGCAGCGCTCCATGGTTGACGGCAATCCCGCAGAGGGCGTGATGTCCGCTGGCCAGGTGGCTGCTCTGATTGGCCGGCTCGACAGCTGCGAGGAGGTGATTGGCGGCATTGTCCGCCAGGCCATGGACCGTCGCAACGCATTGAACGCATTGACTCCCGCATGA
- a CDS encoding enoyl-CoA hydratase family protein gives MSTQQFHSNIHDNGVAELVIDRAPVNALNAAGWNGLAREIQALGDRADVRVIVIRAENRGFCAGVDIKELATNDKLIIDVNAGNYATFKAVHLNKVPVITAVHGFVLGGGIGICGASDIVIAAEDATFGLPEVDRGAMGGAAHLQRMFGVQKTRYLFFTGEMIAAAEALRLGAIERVVPREQLRDVAMEIANKIAAKSPAMIRIAKEALTGIEDGNLEDKYRWEQGFTLQAYMSPDSAETRSAFVEKRDAKF, from the coding sequence ATGTCCACTCAACAATTTCACTCCAATATTCATGACAACGGTGTGGCAGAGCTGGTGATCGACCGTGCTCCCGTGAATGCCTTGAATGCCGCCGGCTGGAATGGTCTGGCCAGGGAAATCCAGGCGCTGGGCGATAGAGCCGATGTGCGCGTGATCGTCATCCGTGCCGAGAACCGCGGCTTCTGCGCGGGTGTGGACATCAAGGAGCTAGCGACCAACGACAAGCTCATCATCGATGTGAACGCAGGCAACTACGCCACGTTCAAGGCAGTGCACCTGAACAAGGTACCCGTCATCACCGCCGTGCACGGCTTTGTGCTGGGCGGCGGAATCGGCATCTGCGGTGCATCGGACATCGTGATCGCCGCAGAAGACGCCACTTTCGGCCTGCCCGAGGTGGACCGAGGAGCCATGGGCGGTGCCGCCCATCTGCAGCGCATGTTCGGCGTGCAGAAGACCCGCTATCTGTTCTTCACGGGCGAGATGATCGCTGCGGCAGAAGCCCTGCGCCTGGGGGCCATAGAGCGTGTAGTTCCCCGTGAGCAGCTGCGCGACGTCGCCATGGAGATCGCCAACAAGATTGCCGCCAAGAGCCCCGCCATGATCCGCATCGCCAAGGAGGCGCTGACCGGCATCGAAGATGGCAATCTCGAAGACAAATACCGCTGGGAGCAGGGATTCACCCTGCAAGCCTATATGAGTCCAGATTCCGCCGAGACGCGTAGCGCCTTTGTGGAAAAGCGCGACGCCAAATTCTGA
- a CDS encoding acyl-CoA dehydrogenase family protein, whose product MDLTYTPAQKTFRAQVREWLKNNVPKERLQSYDTREGFEQHRQWEARLASAGYSAVTWPKDLGGSGCDLTEWLIFEEEYWAADAPSRVNQNGILLLGSTLMEFGTPEQKARFLPRMARCDDMWAQGWSEPNAGSDMAAISSRATRMGDKFILNGQKIWSTRAIFADWVFGLFRSDPTSSRHHGLSYILVPLNTPGITVRPIRAINGREHFAEIFFDDVEVPVENLLGAEGKGWHVAMATAGFERGLLLRSPARYQRSAQKLLDLYLRNQVDADRDHSIRDAVLRAWQGAEAYTLSSYHTVGRLNKGAQIGAEASTNKIVWSELDIMIHETAMRILGARAELIDDAEANEWLEGFLFSQAGPIYAGSNEIQRNIIAQRMLGLPKS is encoded by the coding sequence ATGGATTTGACATACACCCCAGCGCAGAAGACCTTCCGTGCCCAGGTACGTGAATGGCTCAAGAACAATGTGCCCAAGGAACGACTGCAGAGCTATGACACCCGAGAGGGGTTCGAGCAGCACCGCCAGTGGGAAGCCAGGTTGGCCAGCGCCGGCTACAGCGCCGTGACCTGGCCCAAGGACCTGGGCGGCAGCGGCTGCGACCTGACCGAATGGCTGATATTTGAGGAAGAGTACTGGGCAGCCGATGCGCCATCCCGCGTGAACCAGAACGGTATTCTGCTGCTGGGCTCCACGCTGATGGAATTCGGCACGCCCGAGCAGAAGGCCCGTTTTCTGCCCCGTATGGCCCGCTGCGACGATATGTGGGCCCAGGGTTGGTCCGAGCCCAACGCCGGCTCGGACATGGCTGCCATCAGCAGCCGCGCCACACGCATGGGTGACAAATTCATTCTGAACGGTCAGAAAATCTGGTCTACCCGCGCCATCTTTGCAGACTGGGTGTTCGGCCTGTTCCGCAGCGACCCGACATCGAGCCGCCATCATGGTCTGAGCTACATACTGGTGCCCTTGAATACGCCCGGCATCACCGTGCGCCCCATTCGTGCCATCAATGGCCGCGAGCACTTTGCCGAAATCTTCTTCGACGATGTCGAGGTACCCGTGGAGAACCTGCTGGGTGCAGAAGGCAAGGGCTGGCATGTGGCGATGGCGACGGCCGGCTTCGAGCGCGGCCTGCTGCTGCGCTCTCCCGCCCGCTATCAGCGCAGTGCGCAGAAGCTGCTGGACCTGTATCTGCGCAATCAGGTCGATGCCGACCGCGACCACTCCATTCGCGACGCTGTTCTGCGTGCCTGGCAAGGGGCGGAGGCATACACGCTGTCCTCCTATCACACGGTAGGCCGCCTCAACAAGGGCGCACAGATTGGCGCTGAAGCCAGTACCAACAAGATTGTCTGGTCCGAGCTGGACATCATGATTCACGAAACCGCGATGCGCATTCTGGGCGCGCGTGCCGAGCTCATCGATGACGCCGAGGCCAACGAATGGCTTGAAGGTTTCCTGTTCTCGCAGGCCGGTCCCATCTACGCGGGCAGCAACGAGATCCAGCGCAACATCATCGCTCAGCGCATGCTGGGTCTGCCCAAATCCTGA
- a CDS encoding acyl-CoA dehydrogenase family protein, with product MDFTFTEDQIAFRDSISRFLMTEAAPELLRDIWETPTGRSPELWARIAEQGLMGLSAPEADGGMGMADVDWALLLQEVGYYALPDSLTDTAYVAVGMLSALPQGHESRVWLSRIAEGSCRVAVGHPVNPNVADAALADVLLLPHATATGLELHLVRPAQCEITALGSIDSSRRLSRVRWTASDATRLLDGAQGRKVWDTAGERGALAAAAQMLGLAQRMLDLSVDYVAQRKQFDKVIGSFQAVQHHLSDIVTKIEFAKPVLYRAFYALQHGEPDLAVRISHAKLQCSEASWFAARNSLQVHGAMGYTWEVDLQMFMKRAWVLDAAWGDKAYHAARLTQGLLRSPNAPVGPGSTFDREIDSCASCSAQDAVKNIAEEVAA from the coding sequence ATGGACTTCACCTTTACCGAAGATCAAATCGCATTCCGTGACTCGATCAGCCGCTTTCTGATGACCGAAGCAGCCCCCGAGCTGCTGCGCGACATCTGGGAAACTCCGACCGGTCGCAGCCCCGAGCTGTGGGCCAGGATTGCAGAACAAGGCCTGATGGGCCTGTCCGCCCCCGAGGCCGATGGCGGCATGGGCATGGCCGATGTGGACTGGGCACTGCTGCTGCAGGAAGTGGGTTATTACGCTCTGCCCGATTCCTTGACCGACACAGCCTATGTGGCCGTGGGCATGCTGAGTGCATTGCCGCAAGGACATGAGAGCCGTGTCTGGCTGTCCAGGATTGCCGAAGGCAGCTGCCGCGTGGCCGTGGGCCATCCCGTCAACCCCAATGTGGCGGACGCCGCACTGGCCGATGTGCTGTTGCTGCCCCATGCCACGGCCACCGGCCTGGAACTGCACCTGGTCAGGCCTGCACAGTGCGAGATCACGGCACTGGGCAGCATCGACTCCTCGCGCCGCCTGTCACGGGTGCGCTGGACGGCATCCGATGCCACGCGCTTGCTCGATGGAGCTCAGGGTCGGAAGGTCTGGGACACTGCCGGCGAGCGCGGGGCACTCGCCGCAGCTGCCCAGATGCTGGGCCTGGCCCAGCGCATGCTGGACCTGTCGGTGGACTATGTGGCACAGCGCAAGCAGTTCGACAAGGTCATCGGCAGCTTTCAGGCCGTGCAGCACCACCTGTCGGACATCGTCACCAAGATCGAGTTTGCCAAACCAGTGCTCTACCGTGCCTTCTATGCGCTGCAGCACGGCGAACCCGATCTGGCCGTGCGCATCTCGCACGCCAAGCTCCAGTGCAGCGAAGCGAGCTGGTTTGCGGCACGCAACAGTCTGCAGGTCCATGGCGCCATGGGTTACACCTGGGAAGTCGATCTGCAGATGTTCATGAAGCGCGCCTGGGTACTGGACGCTGCCTGGGGCGACAAGGCATACCATGCGGCCCGCCTGACTCAGGGGCTGCTGCGCAGTCCCAATGCCCCCGTGGGCCCCGGATCGACTTTTGATCGAGAAATCGATTCATGTGCCTCCTGCTCTGCGCAGGATGCGGTGAAGAACATTGCTGAAGAGGTGGCTGCATGA
- a CDS encoding acetyl-CoA C-acetyltransferase encodes MSAQAYIVDALRSPTGKRKGSLATVHGADLGAHVIKALVERNDIPAADYDDVIFGCVDTIGSLAGDIARTSWLAAGMPLNVPGTTIDRQCGSSQQAIHFAAQAVMSGTQDVVLAGGVQTMTAIPISSAMLAGQPLGFTTPFAESKGWQARFGNAPVNQFYAAQRIADHWGVSRADMEVFAKESHDRALNAIADGRFDREIAPFGAFRMDETARLSTLEKMATLEPVDPSYPSITAAVSSSTCDAAAAVLVVSEAALKRYNLKPRARIHHMSVRADDPIWHLTAPIPATEYALKKAGMTMSDIDLVEINEAFASVVMAWLKETGYDHAKTNVNGGAIALGHPLGASGAKLMTTLLHELERTGGRYGLQTMCEGGGQANVTIIERL; translated from the coding sequence ATGAGCGCCCAGGCCTATATCGTTGATGCGCTGCGCTCTCCTACCGGCAAGCGCAAGGGCTCTCTCGCCACCGTGCACGGCGCCGACCTCGGCGCCCATGTGATCAAGGCGCTGGTCGAGCGCAACGACATTCCCGCAGCCGATTACGACGACGTGATCTTTGGCTGCGTGGACACCATCGGCTCCCTGGCCGGCGACATTGCCCGCACTTCCTGGCTGGCAGCCGGTATGCCCTTGAACGTTCCCGGCACCACGATCGACCGCCAGTGCGGCTCCTCCCAGCAAGCCATTCACTTTGCGGCCCAGGCCGTGATGAGCGGCACGCAGGACGTGGTGCTGGCCGGTGGTGTGCAGACCATGACGGCCATTCCCATCTCCTCGGCCATGCTCGCCGGCCAGCCCCTGGGCTTTACCACGCCGTTTGCCGAGAGCAAGGGCTGGCAGGCCCGCTTCGGCAACGCGCCAGTGAACCAGTTCTATGCCGCCCAGCGTATTGCCGACCACTGGGGTGTGAGTCGTGCCGATATGGAAGTGTTTGCCAAGGAAAGCCACGACCGCGCTTTGAATGCGATTGCCGATGGCCGCTTCGACCGTGAAATCGCCCCCTTTGGCGCTTTCAGGATGGACGAGACGGCTCGCCTTTCCACTCTGGAGAAGATGGCCACGCTGGAGCCGGTGGACCCCAGCTATCCCTCCATCACGGCAGCCGTCTCGAGCTCCACCTGCGATGCAGCGGCTGCCGTGCTGGTGGTGTCCGAAGCCGCTCTCAAGCGCTACAACCTCAAGCCCCGCGCCCGCATTCACCATATGAGCGTGCGCGCCGATGACCCCATCTGGCACCTGACCGCTCCGATTCCCGCCACGGAATATGCGCTCAAGAAGGCTGGCATGACCATGTCCGACATCGACCTGGTCGAGATCAACGAGGCCTTCGCTTCCGTGGTCATGGCCTGGCTCAAGGAGACCGGCTACGACCATGCCAAAACCAATGTCAACGGCGGCGCGATTGCGCTCGGTCATCCACTGGGGGCCTCGGGCGCAAAGCTCATGACCACACTGCTGCACGAGCTGGAGCGCACGGGCGGGCGCTATGGGCTGCAGACCATGTGCGAAGGTGGTGGTCAGGCCAACGTCACCATCATCGAACGTCTCTGA
- a CDS encoding amidase, which yields MQDKATDSDRRAFLAGATATAAALGLPAAQAQVGTRTVAQADAITMAAQMRKGDVTPLEALDAAIARVEALPKLNAVVIKDYELARAHAKKLSAMGRDARKQATDKAPLWGLPFVLKDLGLSMAGTVTSNGCRFFKDAVASQDSTLVTRYKAAGLNIFGKTASPEFGMTTTTESRLYGVTPNPWNTGHTTGGSSGGTAAVVAAGILPVGHASDGGGSIRIPTAHCGLFGLKPSRGRVPAGPGALDGATGLSVNHVISRSVRDAALLLDLSAGPEFGSRVRPPSDVPRGYLEAMHQPEHKLRIAVWRKNYFGIPVHAECLEAVDKAAKACEALGHFVEEAMPELPVNEIFGGMGTGMSAGLLSAIEYREKQLGRAVREDEMEPLNWAALQAAKKASALDLYRGRAGFDKAGQLIDAFLSRYDLILTPTTVVPAQKLGVLRLDQPYQSYAAEAMNSSAFTSLFNISGHPAMSVPLHWTADHLPVGSHFVAPFGGEGRLLRLAAQLEQALPWAHRVPDLSALKA from the coding sequence ATGCAAGACAAAGCGACGGATTCAGATCGCAGAGCATTCCTGGCCGGGGCAACTGCCACGGCGGCAGCACTGGGTCTGCCAGCAGCGCAAGCGCAAGTCGGCACCAGGACCGTTGCGCAGGCCGATGCCATCACCATGGCAGCGCAGATGCGCAAAGGCGATGTCACGCCGCTGGAGGCTCTTGATGCCGCCATTGCGCGCGTTGAAGCCTTGCCCAAGCTCAATGCCGTGGTCATCAAAGACTACGAACTGGCCCGCGCGCATGCCAAGAAGCTCTCGGCCATGGGCCGCGATGCACGCAAACAGGCGACTGACAAAGCCCCGCTGTGGGGTCTGCCGTTTGTGCTCAAGGACCTGGGCCTGAGCATGGCAGGAACCGTGACCAGCAATGGTTGCCGCTTCTTCAAGGATGCTGTCGCTTCGCAGGACTCCACGCTGGTGACGCGCTACAAGGCTGCGGGTCTCAACATCTTTGGCAAGACGGCATCTCCCGAGTTCGGCATGACGACCACCACAGAGTCAAGGCTTTACGGCGTCACGCCCAACCCCTGGAACACCGGGCATACCACGGGCGGTTCTTCCGGTGGGACTGCCGCTGTGGTGGCGGCCGGCATTCTGCCCGTGGGCCATGCCAGCGATGGCGGCGGCTCCATCCGCATACCGACCGCACATTGCGGCCTGTTCGGACTCAAGCCCAGTCGTGGACGTGTGCCTGCAGGGCCGGGAGCGCTGGATGGCGCAACAGGTTTGTCGGTGAACCACGTCATCAGCCGCAGCGTGCGCGACGCTGCCTTGCTGCTGGACTTGAGTGCTGGGCCCGAATTCGGCTCGCGAGTGCGACCTCCCTCTGATGTTCCACGCGGCTACCTTGAAGCGATGCACCAGCCCGAGCACAAGCTGCGTATTGCCGTCTGGCGCAAGAACTACTTCGGGATTCCCGTACATGCCGAATGCCTGGAGGCCGTGGACAAAGCAGCCAAGGCCTGCGAGGCCCTGGGGCATTTTGTTGAAGAGGCCATGCCAGAGCTGCCGGTGAACGAAATTTTTGGCGGCATGGGTACAGGCATGTCGGCAGGTCTGCTCAGCGCCATCGAATACCGTGAAAAGCAGCTGGGCCGCGCTGTGCGCGAAGACGAGATGGAGCCGTTGAACTGGGCCGCGTTGCAGGCCGCGAAGAAGGCCTCGGCGCTGGATCTGTACCGTGGCCGCGCAGGCTTCGACAAGGCGGGGCAATTGATCGATGCATTCCTGTCCAGGTACGACCTGATTCTGACGCCAACCACCGTGGTGCCTGCACAGAAACTGGGCGTGCTGCGACTCGATCAGCCTTATCAAAGCTATGCCGCCGAGGCCATGAACTCCTCCGCCTTTACCTCGCTGTTCAACATCAGCGGTCATCCGGCCATGTCCGTGCCGCTGCACTGGACGGCAGACCACCTCCCTGTGGGTTCCCACTTTGTCGCACCGTTTGGTGGCGAAGGCCGCTTGCTGCGCCTGGCGGCGCAGCTGGAGCAAGCACTGCCATGGGCACATCGCGTGCCCGACCTGTCCGCACTCAAGGCTTGA